One Stenotrophomonas maltophilia DNA window includes the following coding sequences:
- a CDS encoding phage regulatory CII family protein has product MTCRTSALNWLDVLYNSVRKTPGGVVDAAAFLADRRGKSMHPETLRAKLRGLEGESVTMEIAELLTEWMQEKAGGSDYALDWMQALAGQFGMAVATVPPPPEGGWSDEIGAIQTKLLEITTRVGRLSGTAVEAMADRHIDSDEARLMVEEANSLITMAHRLIRNVSRAAAKGRARR; this is encoded by the coding sequence ATGACCTGCCGCACATCTGCACTCAACTGGCTCGACGTTCTCTACAACTCAGTGCGCAAGACGCCCGGCGGTGTAGTGGACGCAGCCGCTTTCCTGGCCGACCGCCGCGGGAAGTCAATGCACCCGGAGACGCTGCGCGCGAAGCTGCGCGGGTTGGAGGGTGAATCGGTGACGATGGAAATCGCCGAACTGCTGACCGAGTGGATGCAGGAGAAGGCCGGGGGTAGCGACTACGCCCTGGACTGGATGCAGGCACTGGCCGGGCAGTTTGGAATGGCCGTGGCCACCGTTCCGCCGCCGCCGGAGGGTGGCTGGTCGGACGAGATCGGCGCCATCCAAACGAAGCTGCTGGAGATCACCACGCGGGTGGGGCGCCTGTCGGGCACTGCGGTGGAGGCCATGGCTGATCGCCACATCGACAGCGACGAAGCTAGGCTGATGGTGGAAGAGGCCAACTCGCTGATCACGATGGCGCACCGGCTGATCCGCAACGTGTCGCGCGCTGCAGCGAAGGGGAGGGCGCGTCGATGA
- a CDS encoding transcriptional regulator: protein MKITICDSVQMDALDRAVKAAGGVTSLASHLGVRQSAVSNWRSRGRVPAAMAIPIESVTGVSRHDLCPEIFGPFAGLAPVTKRDLLAKLGLSSDAHLAVVLALPVDRVAAWELDAAVPAFPSVLAVLGTAVVAPSSRVEADPDANRIGPVDTA from the coding sequence ATGAAGATCACGATATGTGATTCTGTCCAAATGGACGCACTCGATAGAGCCGTGAAAGCCGCCGGCGGGGTCACATCCCTTGCCTCCCATCTTGGTGTTCGCCAGAGCGCTGTCAGCAATTGGCGCTCGCGGGGACGCGTGCCCGCAGCCATGGCGATCCCCATCGAGTCGGTCACGGGCGTTTCGCGCCACGACCTCTGCCCGGAAATTTTCGGGCCCTTCGCCGGGCTCGCCCCAGTTACGAAACGGGATCTTCTCGCCAAGCTCGGTCTGTCCAGCGACGCGCATCTGGCTGTTGTTTTGGCGCTGCCCGTGGATCGCGTCGCCGCCTGGGAGCTGGATGCCGCCGTGCCTGCCTTCCCAAGCGTTCTCGCCGTCCTCGGCACCGCAGTCGTCGCTCCTTCGTCCCGCGTCGAAGCAGACCCCGACGCCAATCGCATCGGCCCTGTCGACACCGCCTGA